The Equus przewalskii isolate Varuska chromosome 8, EquPr2, whole genome shotgun sequence genome has a window encoding:
- the LRRC14 gene encoding leucine-rich repeat-containing protein 14 isoform X7: MDKKTVVLRELVHTWPFPLLSFQQLLQECAHCSRALLQERPSTESMQAVILGLTARLHTPETEAGTQPLCRKHALRVLDMTGLLDDGVEQDPGTMSMWDCTAAVARTCIAQQQGGTVEPGLDPIPVEVRVDLRVNRASYAFLREALRSSVGSPLRLCCRDLRAEDLPMRNTVALLQLLDAGCLRRVDLRFNNLGLRGLSVIIPHVARFQHLASLRLHYVHGDSRQPSVDGEDNFRYFLAQMGRFTCLRELSMGSSLLSGRLDQLLSTLQSPLESLELAFCALLPEDLRSLARSPHAVHLKKLDLSGNDLSGSQLEPFQGLLQAAAATLLHLELTECQLADTQLLATLPVLTRCASLRYLGLYGNPLSMAGLKELLRDSAAQAELRTVVHPFPVDCYEGLPWPPPASVLLEASINEEKFARVEAELHQLLLASGRAHVLWTTDIYGRLAADYFSL, encoded by the exons ATGGACAAGAAGACCGTCGTGCTGCGCGAGCTGGTGCACACGTGGCCCTTCCCACTGCTCAGCTTCCAGCAGCTGCTTCAGGAGTGTGCCCACTGCAGCCGAGCCCTGCTGCAGGAGCGGCCCAGCACAGAGAGCATGCAGGCCGTGATCCTGGGGCTGACAGCCCGGCTCCACACCCCAGAGACCGAGGCTGGCACACAGCCCCTCTGCAG GAAGCATGCCCTGCGGGTGCTGGACATGACAGGCCTCCTGGATGATGGTGTGGAGCAGGACCCTGGCACCATGAGCATGTGGGACTGCACAGCAGCTGTGGCCCGCACGTGCATCGCACAGCAGCAGGGCGGGACTGTGGAGCCTGGGCTGGACCCCATTCCTGTGGAGGTGCGTGTGGATCTGCGGGTAAACCGGGCCTCTTATGCATTCTTGCGGGAGGCGCTCCGCAGCAGCGTTGGCAGCCCGCTGCGGCTCTGTTGCCGAGACCTGCGGGCTGAGGACCTGCCCATGCGCAACACCGTGGCCCTGCTGCAGCTTCTGGATGCCGGCTGTCTGCGCCGCGTGGACCTGCGCTTCAACAACTTGGGCCTTCGCGGCCTGTCCGTCATTATCCCACATGTGGCCCGCTTCCAGCATCTGGCCAGCCTGCGGCTGCACTACGTCCATGGGGACTCACGGCAGCCCTCCGTGGATGGTGAGGACAACTTCCGATACTTCCTAGCTCAGATGGGCCGCTTTACCTGTCTTCGGGAGCTCAGCAtgggctcctctctcctctcagggcGGCTGGACCAGCTGCTCAG CACCCTGCAGAGTCCCCTGGAGAGCCTGGAGTTGGCCTTCTGCGCCCTGCTGCCTGAGGACCTGCGCTCCCTGGCACGGAGTCCCCATGCTGTCCACCTCAAGAAGTTGGACCTAAGTGGCAATGACCTGTCTGGCAGCCAGCTGGAGCCCTTTCAGGGTCTGCTgcaggcagcagcagccacacTGCTGCACCTTGAGCTGACCGAGTGCCAGCTTGCCGATACCCAGCTACTGGCCACACTCCCTGTGCTGACCCGCTGTGCCAGCCTCCGCTACCTCGGTCTCTATGGCAACCCATTGTCCATGGCAGGCCTTAAGGAGCTCCTGCGGGACTCGGCGGCACAGGCTGAGCTGCGCACAGTGGTACACCCCTTTCCTGTGGACTGCTATGAGGGCCTGCCCTGGCCGCCGCCTGCCTCTGTCCTGCTGGAGGCCTCCATCAACGAGGAAAAGTTTGCCCGTGTGGAAGCTGAGTTGCACCAACTGCTGCTGGCCTCAGGGCGTGCCCATGTGCTCTGGACCACGGACATCTATGGGCGCTTAGCTGCAGACTACTTTAGCTTGTGA